A DNA window from Vigna angularis cultivar LongXiaoDou No.4 chromosome 1, ASM1680809v1, whole genome shotgun sequence contains the following coding sequences:
- the LOC128194924 gene encoding PKS-NRPS hybrid synthetase cheA-like has protein sequence MNNYPYLDSEINSDFILEFCYSLKEVGEGDYSDQFSIDKIFPTRADLIQWVRKIAFDLGFVVVTIRSDTATGEAGRKTFILLGCERSGKYKKYKADVQPSFSGTRKCECPFRLRGKPKGDGWVLKVMCGYHNHELAETLVGHPFAGRLNAAEQSILVDMTNSQVKPSNILLTLKEHNADNVTTIKQIYNARYTYKRSLRGSRTKMQQLMMLLDKDKYIQRSRCLDDSDVVSDLFWTYPDSVHLVNSFNIVFLMDTTYKTNKYRLPLLEIVGVTSTGLTFTAAFALLSSERQSNFTWALERFKGLLLTSEGGPRVIITDIDLALINAINNVFPETYQMLCTFHIAKNVRAKCKMLVDKVESVDVLMEVWQNVMDCDDQSMFSAYVHRLEYASSAWPLFFDYVNRTWIIPYKTYFVKAWTNKVMHLGNTTTNRVESAHWNLKRLLGSTIGDLCSCWDAMHNVIVLQHNKIKASFEKSLNAISDAYKGLIYRRLVGRVSRYALGLIADEIERVNKIGMDSGRCGCILSSTYDLPCACVLARYQPGIIPLGEIHVMWTRLSISGIVSNESLPEFSIDHEVQLVQERFNKVDIGEKVNIKQKMIEIACPEMTSMVAPTHKVKTKGAQKSKDARHERSTKRDPSYFEHVDTLHSMTESSSRKTKVKSKAKEETRRTIPMLNQFHPICHPFIVDVVDVVADGHCGYRCISAMLGLGEEAWPIIRHDIYQELTQWRDEYAQLVGSYDRLEELRQSLIVHDRSQVNAKKWMTIPDIGYAIANRYNVILVNLHITSEALPIGCYDLLNNPTPTWRYKAQWPHDTFQNASIFCHG, from the exons atgaataacTATCCATATTTGGATTCTGAAATAAATTCTGATTTTATATTGGAGTTTTGTTATTCTTTAAAAGAAGTGGGTGAGGGTGATTATTCAGATCAATTTTCCATTGATAAAATATTCCCAACACGCGCCGATTTAATTCAATGGGTTCGAAAGATTGCATTTGATCTTGGATTTGTTGTCGTCACTATAAGATCTGACACAGCAACTGGTGAAGCTGGTAGAAAGACATTTATTTTGTTAGGCTGTGAAAGAAGCGGGAAGTATAAGAAGTATAAGGCAGATGTTCAACCTAGTTTCTCTGGCACAAGAAAATGTGAGTGTCCGTTTAGGTTGAGGGGTAAACCTAAAGGAGATGGTTGGGTGTTGAAGGTTATGTGCGGCTATCACAACCATGAATTAGCAGAGACTTTGGTCGGTCATCCTTTCGCGGGTAGGTTAAATGCGGCTGAACAATCAATTCTTGTGGACATGACTAATAGTCAAGTAAAGCCGTCAAATATTCTTTTGACTCTGAAAGAACATAATGCAGATAACGTGACAACGATAAAGCAAATATATAATGCGAGGTACACGTACAAACGATCTTTGAGAGGGTCTAGAACGAAAATGCAGCAGTTGATGATGTTGTTAGATAAAGACAAATACATCCAGAGAAGTAGATGTTTGGACGATTCTGACGTGGTAAGTGACTTGTTTTGGACATATCCCGATTCAGTGCACTTAgtcaattcttttaatattgttttcttaatgGATACGACGTACAAGACGAACAAATATCGACTTCCGTTGCTCGAGATTGTGGGAGTCACATCAACTGGTTTGACATTCACAGCCGCCTTTGCATTACTTTCAAGTGAACGCCAAAGTAATTTCACTTGGGCATTGGAAAGGTTCAAAGGATTATTATTGACATCAGAGGGCGGTCCACGCGTTATTATCACTGACATAGACCTTGCTTTGATAAATGCAATTAATAATGTCTTTCCGGAGACTTATCAGATGTTATGTACATTCCACATTGCGAAAAATGTTAGAGCCAAATGCAAGATGTTAGTGGATAAGGTTGAGTCAGTGGATGTGTTGATGGAAGTGTGGCAGAATGTCATGGATTGTGACGACCAGTCTATGTTTAGTGCTTATGTTCATCGTCTTGAGTATGCCTCTTCGGCATGGCCTCTATTTTTTGATTATGTCAACCGCACTTGGATAATTCCGTACAAGACATACTTTGTCAAGGCGTGGACGAACAAAGTTATGCATCTAGGCAACACTACAACAAAcag GGTTGAGTCTGCACACTGGAACCTGAAGAGATTATTGGGATCTACTATAGGAGACCTATGCTCGTGTTGGGATGCCATGCATAACGTCATAGTCCTACAACATAACAAGATCAAGGCGTCCTTTGAAAAAAGTTTGAACGCAATAAGTGATGCTTACAAAGGTTTAATATATAGAAGACTTGTTGGGCGTGTTTCACGATACGCTTTAGGACTTATTGCTGATGAAATTGAGCGAGTCAATAAAATAGGTATGGACAGTGGTCGTTGTGGATGCATTTTGAGCTCAACATACGACCTACCATGTGCTTGTGTATTAGCACGATATCAACCTGGAATAATTCCACTTGGTGAAATTCATGTTATGTGGACTCGTTTAAGCATTTCAGGTATTGTTTCTAATGAATCGCTTCCAGAGTTTAGCATTGACCATGAAGTTCAATTGGTACAAGAAAGATTCAACAAGGTTGACATCGGTGAAAAGGTCAACATAAAGCAGAAGATGATCGAAATTGCTTGCCCAGAGATGACGTCTATGGTTGCTCCTACGCATAAAGTGAAAACAAAGGGTGCACAAAAGTCTAAAGATGCACGACATGAGAGGTCTACGAAACGTGACCCATCATATTTTGAGCACGTCGACACTTTACATTCGATGACAGAGTCTTCATCACGAAAAACCAAAGTGAAATCGAAGGCCAAAGAAGAAACGCGAAGGACAATACCAATGTTAAATCAATTTCATCCGATTTGTCATCCATTCATTGTagatgttgttgatgttgttgctGATGGTCATTGTGGTTATCGATGTATTTCTGCTATGTTGGGCCTAGGTGAAGAGGCATGGCCCATTATCCGACATGACATCTACCAAGAATTAACTCAGTGGCGTGATGAATACGCACAATTAGTAGGAAGCTACGATCGATTGGAAGAACTACGACAATCATTGATTGTTCATGATCGATCACAG GTTAATGCTAAGAAGTGGATGACCATTCCTGACATTGGTTATGCAATTGCAAATCGATACAATGTCATCTTA GTAAACCTCCATATCACAAGTGAAGCATTACCCATTGGATGTTATGATTTACTAAACAACCCAACCCCGACATGGAGATATAAGGCTCAATGGCCTCATGATACATTCCAAAATGCTTCAATTTTTTGCCATGGGTGA
- the LOC108321563 gene encoding VAN3-binding protein isoform X2 encodes MASDFNLSPSDAHPETMDFLSLAWCNFAVQALQPEPQHGSVVLLDNNSMKQLEPGSPNVNPSSARVDGADFGSLPGWKSNNVKSWIWMQQAMHPELNYNSCFRKKWVPWKQIIPLKSVSIKKWFKEIKMKKKEDQRLQRAEVHAAISIAGVAAALAAIAAENSKKESNQDRDAAVASAAALVAAQCAKVAEAMGAKKEQLSSIIGSAMSGTSASDILTLTAAAATSLKGAATLKVRSGCKNRLNGGVPVLPLEDSNDLDFDFEKGRSILAQGAELYVETPEGKYMPRSVSVILSSEAKVVLMMRKHNLFKSKKEGIVMTLHAELYKGSDAEDADTCYLIVLTTRGGVFKLDMADDYRRYKTWSTTINHMLKISASFAKYELQFY; translated from the exons ATGGCTTCCGATTTTAATCTATCCCCTTCAGATGCACATCCCGAGACTATGGATTTCCTTTCTCTTGCATGGTGTAACTTCGCTGTGCAAGCTCTGCAGCCTGAGCCTCAACATGGATCTGTTGTTCTGCTTGATAATAACTCCATGAAGCAATTAGAGCCTGGTAGCCCAAATGTTAATCCTTCG AGTGCTAGAGTGGACGGTGCTGATTTCGGGTCTTTGCCAGGATGGAAATCTAATAATGTAAAG TCATGGATATGGATGCAGCAAGCGATGCATCCTGAATTGAATTACAACAGCTGTTTCCGAAAGAAATGG GTGCCATGGAAGCAGATCATACCACTGAAAAGTGTTTCAATAAAGAAATGGTTCAAggaaataaagatgaagaaaaaagaagaccAGAGATTGCAAAGAGCAGAGGTGCATGCAGCGATATCAATTGCAGGGGTTGCAGCAGCTTTAGCTGCCATTGCTGCTGAAAATTCGAAAAAGGAATCAAATCAAGACAGAGATGCAGCAGTGGCCTCTGCGGCTGCCTTGGTAGCTGCACAGTGTGCAAAAGTAGCTGAAGCAATGGGGGCAAAGAAAGAACAGCTTAGCAGTATAATTGGCTCAGCCATGAGTGGCACAAGTGCAAGTGATATCCTAACTCTCACTGCCGCAGCTGCAACAT CATTAAAAGGAGCAGCCACACTTAAAGTAAGATCAGGTTGCAAGAACAGACTGAATGGTGGAGTTCCTGTCTTGCCCCTTGAAGACAGCAATGATCTTGATTTTGACTTTGAGAAAGGCAGATCAATTCTTGCACAGGGAGCTGAGTTATATGTAGAAACACCAGAAG GGAAGTACATGCCGAGATCAGTATCTGTAATCCTAAGCAGCGAAGCCAAG GTTGTACTTATGATGAGGAAGCATAATCTATTCAAAAGCAAGAAGGAGG GAATTGTAATGACTCTGCACGCAGAACTGTACAAAGGTTCAGACGCAGAGGATGCTGATACATGTTATCTGATTGTCTTGACAACAAGAGGAGGCGTTTTCAAGCTAGACATGGCGGATGATTACCGTCGTTACAAAACATGGTCCACAACCATCAATCATATGCTGAAGATTTCAGCTTCTTTTGCAAAATATGAGCTTCAGTTTTACTGA
- the LOC108321563 gene encoding VAN3-binding protein isoform X1, with translation MASDFNLSPSDAHPETMDFLSLAWCNFAVQALQPEPQHGSVVLLDNNSMKQLEPGSPNVNPSMEKSARVDGADFGSLPGWKSNNVKSWIWMQQAMHPELNYNSCFRKKWVPWKQIIPLKSVSIKKWFKEIKMKKKEDQRLQRAEVHAAISIAGVAAALAAIAAENSKKESNQDRDAAVASAAALVAAQCAKVAEAMGAKKEQLSSIIGSAMSGTSASDILTLTAAAATSLKGAATLKVRSGCKNRLNGGVPVLPLEDSNDLDFDFEKGRSILAQGAELYVETPEGKYMPRSVSVILSSEAKVVLMMRKHNLFKSKKEGIVMTLHAELYKGSDAEDADTCYLIVLTTRGGVFKLDMADDYRRYKTWSTTINHMLKISASFAKYELQFY, from the exons ATGGCTTCCGATTTTAATCTATCCCCTTCAGATGCACATCCCGAGACTATGGATTTCCTTTCTCTTGCATGGTGTAACTTCGCTGTGCAAGCTCTGCAGCCTGAGCCTCAACATGGATCTGTTGTTCTGCTTGATAATAACTCCATGAAGCAATTAGAGCCTGGTAGCCCAAATGTTAATCCTTCG ATGGAAAAGAGTGCTAGAGTGGACGGTGCTGATTTCGGGTCTTTGCCAGGATGGAAATCTAATAATGTAAAG TCATGGATATGGATGCAGCAAGCGATGCATCCTGAATTGAATTACAACAGCTGTTTCCGAAAGAAATGG GTGCCATGGAAGCAGATCATACCACTGAAAAGTGTTTCAATAAAGAAATGGTTCAAggaaataaagatgaagaaaaaagaagaccAGAGATTGCAAAGAGCAGAGGTGCATGCAGCGATATCAATTGCAGGGGTTGCAGCAGCTTTAGCTGCCATTGCTGCTGAAAATTCGAAAAAGGAATCAAATCAAGACAGAGATGCAGCAGTGGCCTCTGCGGCTGCCTTGGTAGCTGCACAGTGTGCAAAAGTAGCTGAAGCAATGGGGGCAAAGAAAGAACAGCTTAGCAGTATAATTGGCTCAGCCATGAGTGGCACAAGTGCAAGTGATATCCTAACTCTCACTGCCGCAGCTGCAACAT CATTAAAAGGAGCAGCCACACTTAAAGTAAGATCAGGTTGCAAGAACAGACTGAATGGTGGAGTTCCTGTCTTGCCCCTTGAAGACAGCAATGATCTTGATTTTGACTTTGAGAAAGGCAGATCAATTCTTGCACAGGGAGCTGAGTTATATGTAGAAACACCAGAAG GGAAGTACATGCCGAGATCAGTATCTGTAATCCTAAGCAGCGAAGCCAAG GTTGTACTTATGATGAGGAAGCATAATCTATTCAAAAGCAAGAAGGAGG GAATTGTAATGACTCTGCACGCAGAACTGTACAAAGGTTCAGACGCAGAGGATGCTGATACATGTTATCTGATTGTCTTGACAACAAGAGGAGGCGTTTTCAAGCTAGACATGGCGGATGATTACCGTCGTTACAAAACATGGTCCACAACCATCAATCATATGCTGAAGATTTCAGCTTCTTTTGCAAAATATGAGCTTCAGTTTTACTGA
- the LOC108321557 gene encoding transcription factor IBH1-like 1, with translation MRNINTVKQEFLKKWIWGLRKYRSQKKNMSLLERKKAIKLSADLAMASTRNKTTRWSKALIANASKNSNNKVLTEHVLGSSPPVRKSSTNYSHSRRIRSCRKSLRRNRAVHIPKDRVVASFIARKLVQKRTRRLKSLLPGGEFMDDVSLVEETLDYVQSLRAQVEVMRCLVTASELMILNPS, from the coding sequence ATGCGAAATATCAACACCGTGAAGCAAGAATTCCTCAAAAAGTGGATATGGGGTCTCAGAAAATATCGCTCTCAAAAGAAGAACATGAGTCTGTTGGAGAGAAAGAAAGCCATAAAGCTGTCAGCAGATTTGGCCATGGCTTCCACCAGAAACAAAACCACTCGCTGGAGCAAGGCCCTCATAGCCAATGCTTCCAAAAATAGCAACAACAAAGTCCTCACGGAACACGTGCTAGGCTCATCACCACCGGTAAGGAAAAGCTCTACCAATTATTCCCACAGCAGAAGGATCAGAAGCTGCAGAAAGAGCTTGAGAAGAAACCGCGCGGTCCACATACCAAAGGATAGGGTGGTGGCGAGTTTCATTGCGAGAAAGCTGGTCCAGAAGAGAACGCGGAGGCTGAAGAGTCTCTTACCAGGAGGAGAATTCATGGACGATGTGTCTCTGGTGGAGGAAACCCTAGATTATGTACAATCACTGCGAGCTCAAGTTGAAGTAATGAGATGCCTCGTCACTGCCTCAGAGCTCATGATCCTAAATCCATCGTAA